One Sphaerisporangium krabiense DNA segment encodes these proteins:
- a CDS encoding truncated hemoglobin yields MPSKAVPEHDGKVLIVADEGVRPAEHMTPAEVDKKVGDFYAGIGGEPFFRALATRFYELVSRDEVLVPLFPVHDWARHAERLTAHYVQIYGNNDLTAAWDPRLHQAHSHMLITREQRLRWLALMKEAGASLGAPEPHFTEFLTIMKIASGEMMAVSRGAAIARGVRFHWDGTPR; encoded by the coding sequence ATGCCATCCAAAGCCGTCCCCGAGCACGACGGAAAGGTGCTCATCGTCGCGGACGAGGGAGTGAGACCGGCCGAGCACATGACGCCGGCCGAGGTGGACAAGAAGGTCGGCGACTTCTACGCCGGCATCGGCGGCGAACCCTTCTTCCGGGCGCTGGCCACGCGGTTCTATGAGCTGGTGTCACGGGACGAGGTGCTGGTCCCGCTGTTCCCCGTGCACGACTGGGCCAGGCACGCCGAGCGCCTGACCGCCCACTACGTCCAGATCTACGGGAACAACGACCTCACGGCCGCGTGGGACCCGCGCCTGCACCAGGCGCACAGCCACATGCTCATCACCCGGGAGCAGCGCCTGCGCTGGCTCGCGCTGATGAAGGAGGCCGGCGCCTCGCTGGGCGCGCCCGAGCCGCACTTCACCGAGTTCCTCACCATCATGAAGATCGCCAGCGGCGAGATGATGGCCGTGTCCCGGGGCGCCGCCATCGCGCGGGGCGTCCGGTTCCACTGGGACGGCACGCCGCGATGA
- a CDS encoding DUF11 domain-containing protein: protein MFFHVTPVRPAAARGARAARPLRAVVLSPLAAALAAVPVAAAVVPAHASVPHPAEPAYALRIGIDNGQTSVRPGDRLTYTIQVSNTGAKDSPDLVLKQVVPPGLKVLSSTPEGKISRDVIAWRRAVPAGRTDRLSVAVEVGSFPAQLRRLAAVVCASVKHEKRPIVCATDLDRLPSAAPPSERASVGAGLWWALGAVLAVLVAFLGPRARRALRRARP, encoded by the coding sequence ATGTTTTTTCACGTCACACCGGTGCGCCCGGCCGCCGCGCGCGGTGCCCGCGCCGCCCGCCCGCTCCGCGCCGTCGTGCTGAGCCCGCTCGCCGCCGCCCTCGCCGCCGTGCCCGTCGCGGCGGCCGTGGTCCCCGCGCACGCCTCCGTGCCGCACCCGGCCGAGCCCGCCTACGCGCTGCGCATCGGCATCGACAACGGCCAGACGAGCGTCCGGCCGGGCGACCGCCTCACCTACACGATCCAGGTCAGCAACACCGGCGCCAAGGACTCGCCCGACCTCGTGCTGAAGCAGGTGGTGCCTCCGGGGCTGAAGGTGCTCTCCTCCACGCCCGAGGGCAAGATCTCCCGGGACGTGATCGCCTGGCGGCGCGCCGTGCCCGCGGGCAGGACCGACCGGCTCAGCGTCGCCGTCGAGGTCGGAAGCTTCCCCGCCCAGCTCCGGCGGCTGGCGGCCGTCGTCTGCGCCTCGGTGAAGCACGAGAAACGCCCGATCGTCTGCGCCACCGACCTCGACCGCCTCCCCTCCGCGGCCCCGCCGTCCGAGCGCGCCTCCGTGGGAGCGGGGCTCTGGTGGGCGCTCGGCGCGGTCCTGGCGGTGCTCGTCGCGTTCCTCGGGCCGCGGGCACGCCGGGCGCTGCGGCGGGCGCGCCCCTAG
- a CDS encoding DUF6879 family protein — protein MTTTTVPKFEELIAGTEFSAIHLEMRDMYTPKGAVYVDWKAGIPIEYDRHGGWVELVGAAVARGVDWRRARVVSEPVTDFIEYEYETATIVNVPAGENVRWLPRRLASDLMLPGNDFWVFDNRLVRFTHFAGDGSYGPHELSDDPALVKNCVDAFEAVWARAIDHKDYTPVV, from the coding sequence ATGACGACGACGACCGTCCCGAAGTTCGAGGAGCTCATCGCCGGCACCGAGTTCTCGGCGATCCACCTGGAAATGCGTGACATGTACACCCCCAAGGGCGCGGTGTACGTGGACTGGAAGGCCGGAATCCCCATCGAGTACGACCGGCACGGCGGCTGGGTCGAGCTGGTCGGCGCGGCCGTGGCCAGGGGAGTGGACTGGCGGCGCGCCCGCGTCGTCTCCGAGCCGGTCACCGACTTCATCGAGTACGAGTACGAGACCGCGACCATCGTGAACGTCCCCGCCGGGGAGAACGTCCGGTGGCTGCCGCGCCGCCTCGCCTCCGACCTGATGCTGCCCGGCAACGACTTCTGGGTGTTCGACAACCGCCTGGTCAGGTTCACCCATTTCGCCGGCGACGGGTCCTACGGCCCGCACGAGCTGAGCGACGACCCGGCGCTCGTGAAGAACTGCGTCGACGCCTTCGAGGCCGTCTGGGCGCGCGCGATCGACCACAAGGACTACACCCCCGTCGTCTGA
- a CDS encoding UdgX family uracil-DNA binding protein (This protein belongs to the uracil DNA glycosylase superfamily, members of which act in excision repair of DNA. However, it belongs more specifically to UdgX branch, whose founding member was found to bind uracil in DNA (where it does not belong), without cleaving it, appears to promote DNA repair by a pathway involving RecA, rather than base excision.), translated as MTTADGEGYDASPYVPQGADLDELRAAAADCHGCPLYRDATQTVFGEGDPSARVLLVGEQPGDQEDRQGHPFVGPAGRVLERALGEAGVDPGDTYVTNAVKHFKFDFRGGGKKRIHKPPSLREMAACRPWLAAEMRLVRPEVVVALGATAGKTLLGPAFRVSDRRGVPEPFPGEKPELWRQVMGEGRACLVATIHPSAVLRADDREAMYAGLVSDLRRVSDALR; from the coding sequence GTGACCACCGCCGACGGAGAGGGCTACGACGCCTCGCCGTACGTGCCGCAGGGCGCCGACCTGGACGAACTGCGCGCCGCCGCCGCGGACTGCCACGGCTGCCCGCTCTACCGCGACGCCACCCAGACCGTCTTCGGCGAGGGCGACCCCTCGGCCCGCGTGCTGCTCGTCGGCGAGCAGCCGGGCGACCAGGAGGACCGGCAGGGCCACCCGTTCGTCGGACCGGCCGGGCGGGTGCTGGAACGCGCGCTCGGCGAGGCCGGCGTCGACCCCGGCGACACCTACGTCACCAACGCCGTCAAGCACTTCAAGTTCGACTTTCGCGGCGGCGGCAAGAAGCGCATCCACAAGCCGCCGAGCCTGCGCGAGATGGCGGCCTGCCGGCCGTGGCTGGCCGCCGAGATGCGCCTCGTCCGGCCCGAGGTGGTCGTCGCGCTCGGCGCCACCGCGGGGAAGACGCTGCTCGGCCCCGCCTTCCGGGTCAGCGACCGGCGCGGCGTGCCGGAGCCCTTCCCCGGCGAGAAGCCGGAACTGTGGCGGCAGGTCATGGGGGAGGGCCGCGCCTGCCTGGTCGCGACCATCCACCCCTCGGCGGTGCTGCGCGCCGACGACCGCGAGGCGATGTACGCGGGCCTGGTGTCCGACCTGCGCCGCGTCTCGGACGCCCTGCGCTGA
- a CDS encoding SDR family NAD(P)-dependent oxidoreductase — translation MTGDARDRPVTALVTGANQGIGREIAARLAGLGMTVLLGARDPRRGEEAARALRAAGGDVRAVLLDVTDAVSIKGAAQHVGERFGVLDVLVNNAGILGDPAGQAPGTAELDVVRQVFETNVFGVIGVTTAMIPYLLRSPAGRVVNVTSGLGSLTLMSEPEGLFGGRPASVAYVPSKTALNSLTVQYARELRPHGILVNAADPGLCATAFTRGVPGVTRTAADGAAIAVRLATLPADGPTGGCFGESGPLPW, via the coding sequence GTGACCGGCGATGCCCGGGACCGCCCGGTGACGGCGCTGGTCACGGGCGCGAACCAGGGGATCGGCCGCGAGATCGCCGCCCGGCTCGCCGGGCTCGGCATGACCGTCCTGCTCGGCGCCCGCGACCCGCGCAGGGGCGAGGAGGCGGCGCGGGCCCTGCGCGCGGCCGGCGGCGACGTGCGAGCGGTCCTCCTCGACGTCACCGACGCCGTGTCGATCAAGGGCGCGGCCCAGCACGTCGGCGAACGGTTCGGCGTGCTGGACGTGCTGGTCAACAACGCCGGCATCCTCGGCGACCCCGCCGGGCAGGCGCCCGGCACGGCCGAGCTGGACGTCGTCAGGCAGGTCTTCGAGACCAACGTCTTCGGCGTGATCGGCGTGACCACCGCGATGATCCCGTACCTGCTGCGCTCGCCCGCGGGACGCGTCGTCAACGTCACGAGTGGCCTCGGGTCGCTGACGCTGATGAGCGAACCCGAGGGCCTGTTCGGCGGGCGCCCGGCCTCGGTGGCCTACGTGCCGTCCAAGACCGCGCTCAACTCGCTGACCGTCCAGTACGCCAGGGAACTGCGCCCGCACGGCATCCTGGTCAACGCGGCCGACCCGGGCCTGTGCGCGACCGCCTTCACCCGCGGCGTCCCCGGAGTCACCCGCACCGCCGCGGACGGCGCCGCCATCGCCGTCCGCCTGGCCACCCTCCCCGCCGACGGCCCCACCGGCGGCTGCTTCGGCGAGTCCGGCCCGCTCCCATGGTGA
- a CDS encoding tetratricopeptide repeat protein, with protein sequence MNGAVPGGAAATSGARLRLEPVVSWPRDMAAGRPHLVAVDLRLAGPPEEWPYDEEEFAFTCLLDGSQAFSVAALRDAAVIVHRFGGSYGPAEFLVTPEAGPRDRALLLTIVTPRGVMIRTTELPVRVHAEPPAGIPVPTFPVMTGLAVAEAEGSGLYYDDGFPGRSRPAEPAPAEDAGVSGDADGPRRVCVAVDIASLSALSDEDQADRHRRTSAVATAALRAAGQDMGESTIAAQGDGVVVVLPEEIDIVRVVPRFLYGLRVALRQENRTAVADERLRLRVALAAGPVSDEPVGISGTTVLRALQMAGSLQGERALDRAPGRDVVVIVTDELYEGAEGDRIAGRDAPRFSRVLSTVMGVAEIIWVAVPPPPELDEFPEAGEFPEAAEFPEAGKFPEAAELIEPDEVTREPEVPVPEEVARTPGPEDASGAVRTPEEDGDQPPLTQAERHYRTSLAIAERLVASDPANVEAQRDLSIAHINLGNLLSARGDLDGAEPHYRDSLAIAEHLATTHPANTQFRRDLSISHNNLANLSNAKGDLAGAEPHYRSSITIAQRLVTDDPADTQVQRDLGVYHSNLGDLLTASGDLKGAERHYGRSLAIAGVLADAHPADAQVQRDLSVYFNKVGDVLAARGDLTGAESHYRNGLVIAERLASQDPDGGEAQRDLSISHNRVGDMLMARGDVTGAEDHYRAGLAIAVTLLSRDPGGAVARRDLTISHNKVGDTLSARGDFEGAESHYHAGLALAEALADLDPARSEAQRDLSISHNSLGDLYTRQGDLTRAETHFRQALRIAERLVAQDPSRPGNHRDLGIYHNKLGDVALAQGSAEDAARHFGTSLAITERLAADDPGNPQLQRDLSVYHNKVGDVYATRGAYDAAERHFRDGLVIAERLAARDPGNVQAQRDLSISHNKLGDVLSRRGEPGQAASHHRAARRALKGEEGNGAG encoded by the coding sequence ATGAACGGTGCCGTGCCCGGTGGGGCCGCCGCCACCTCCGGTGCCCGGCTGCGCCTGGAGCCCGTGGTGAGCTGGCCGCGCGACATGGCCGCGGGACGGCCGCACCTGGTCGCCGTGGACCTTCGCCTCGCGGGGCCGCCGGAGGAGTGGCCGTACGACGAGGAGGAGTTCGCCTTCACCTGCCTGCTGGACGGCTCGCAGGCGTTCTCCGTGGCCGCGCTGCGGGACGCCGCGGTCATCGTCCACCGCTTCGGCGGCTCCTACGGCCCCGCCGAGTTCCTGGTCACCCCGGAGGCGGGGCCGCGCGACCGCGCGCTGCTCCTCACCATCGTCACCCCGCGCGGCGTGATGATCCGCACCACCGAACTCCCCGTCCGCGTCCACGCCGAGCCGCCCGCGGGCATCCCCGTCCCGACCTTCCCGGTCATGACCGGCCTCGCGGTCGCCGAGGCGGAGGGAAGCGGCCTCTACTACGACGACGGGTTCCCCGGACGGTCCCGGCCGGCCGAACCGGCACCCGCGGAAGACGCCGGCGTCTCCGGCGACGCCGACGGCCCGCGCCGCGTATGCGTCGCCGTGGACATCGCGAGCCTGAGCGCCCTCTCCGACGAGGACCAGGCCGACCGGCACCGCCGCACGTCGGCGGTGGCGACCGCGGCGCTGCGCGCGGCCGGCCAGGACATGGGCGAGTCCACCATCGCGGCGCAGGGCGACGGTGTGGTGGTCGTCCTTCCCGAAGAGATCGACATCGTGCGGGTCGTGCCGCGGTTCCTCTACGGACTGCGGGTGGCGCTGCGACAGGAGAACCGGACGGCCGTCGCGGACGAGCGCCTCCGCCTGCGGGTGGCGCTGGCCGCCGGACCCGTCTCCGACGAGCCCGTCGGGATCAGCGGTACGACGGTCCTGCGCGCGCTCCAGATGGCCGGGTCCTTACAGGGCGAAAGGGCCCTGGACCGCGCGCCCGGCCGCGATGTCGTGGTGATCGTCACCGACGAGCTGTACGAGGGCGCCGAGGGCGACCGCATCGCCGGCCGGGACGCCCCCCGGTTCTCCAGGGTGCTGAGCACCGTCATGGGCGTCGCCGAGATCATCTGGGTGGCCGTCCCGCCGCCACCGGAGCTCGACGAGTTCCCGGAGGCAGGCGAGTTCCCGGAGGCAGCCGAGTTCCCGGAGGCAGGCAAGTTCCCGGAGGCCGCCGAGTTGATCGAACCCGACGAGGTGACGCGGGAGCCGGAGGTCCCGGTACCCGAGGAGGTCGCGCGGACGCCGGGGCCCGAGGACGCCTCGGGAGCCGTTCGCACTCCGGAGGAGGACGGCGACCAGCCGCCGCTGACCCAGGCCGAACGCCACTACCGCACCAGCCTCGCCATCGCCGAGCGGCTGGTGGCCTCCGATCCCGCCAACGTCGAGGCGCAGCGGGACCTGAGCATCGCCCACATCAACCTGGGCAACCTGCTCAGCGCCCGCGGGGACCTCGACGGGGCCGAGCCGCACTACCGTGACAGCCTCGCCATCGCCGAGCACCTCGCCACCACGCATCCCGCCAACACCCAGTTCCGGCGGGACCTCAGCATCTCGCACAACAACCTGGCGAACCTGTCCAACGCCAAGGGCGACCTCGCCGGGGCGGAGCCGCACTACCGCAGCAGCATCACCATCGCCCAGCGGCTCGTCACCGACGACCCCGCCGACACGCAGGTGCAGCGCGACCTCGGCGTCTACCACAGCAACCTCGGCGACCTGCTCACCGCCTCCGGCGACCTCAAGGGGGCCGAGCGCCACTACGGCAGGAGCCTGGCCATCGCCGGGGTCCTGGCCGACGCCCACCCCGCCGACGCGCAGGTGCAGCGCGACCTCAGCGTGTACTTCAACAAGGTGGGGGACGTGCTCGCCGCGCGGGGCGACCTCACGGGGGCGGAGAGCCACTACCGTAACGGCCTCGTCATCGCCGAGCGCCTGGCGTCCCAGGATCCGGACGGCGGCGAGGCGCAGCGCGACCTGAGCATCTCCCACAACCGGGTCGGCGACATGCTCATGGCCCGGGGCGATGTCACCGGCGCCGAGGACCACTACCGCGCCGGCCTGGCCATCGCCGTGACCCTCCTGTCCCGGGACCCCGGCGGCGCCGTGGCACGGCGCGACCTCACCATCTCGCACAACAAGGTCGGCGACACGCTGAGCGCCCGCGGCGACTTCGAGGGGGCCGAGTCCCACTACCACGCCGGCCTGGCCCTCGCCGAGGCGCTCGCCGACCTCGATCCCGCCAGGTCCGAGGCCCAGCGCGACCTGAGCATCTCGCACAACAGCCTGGGCGACCTCTACACCCGGCAGGGTGACCTGACCCGGGCCGAGACCCACTTCCGCCAGGCGCTGCGGATCGCGGAGCGGCTGGTCGCCCAGGATCCCTCCCGTCCGGGCAACCACCGCGACCTCGGCATCTACCACAACAAGCTGGGGGACGTGGCGCTGGCGCAGGGCTCGGCCGAGGACGCCGCGCGGCACTTCGGCACGAGCCTGGCCATCACCGAGCGGCTGGCCGCGGACGACCCGGGCAACCCCCAGCTCCAGAGGGACCTCAGCGTCTACCACAACAAGGTCGGGGACGTGTACGCCACACGCGGGGCCTACGACGCGGCCGAACGGCACTTCCGCGACGGCCTGGTGATCGCCGAGCGGCTCGCGGCCAGGGACCCGGGCAACGTCCAGGCGCAGCGCGACCTGAGCATCTCCCACAACAAGCTCGGCGACGTGCTCAGCAGGCGGGGCGAGCCCGGGCAGGCCGCGAGCCACCACCGGGCCGCGCGGCGGGCGCTGAAGGGCGAAGAGGGCAACGGCGCCGGTTGA
- a CDS encoding NAD(P)-dependent oxidoreductase, with protein MQIAVLGMGNMGRAVARRLIEHGTEITIWNRTPGRAAELVQAGATEAATPADAAKGADAVLMSLADDRAVLDVAGRLADATQTGDGAPVLVDMSTVSPQTSRLLRDAEPGRGFVAAPIIGAPQTIAHGRATALVAGERRLVDRLEPVLSQIFHAHTYCGEDPGAATTFKLLNNYLLISAMAVVAEVVAAAEAAGLDTELLRGELHQWPTVPPALLNRIDDTVGGDHHGWFSTRLGAKDVRLVAEVAESNGLPLPIARLVEKRFEEAARHTSAEADIAAVVELVRAERGPRPVTAAHG; from the coding sequence TGGGGAACATGGGCCGGGCGGTGGCCCGGCGGCTCATCGAGCACGGAACCGAGATCACCATCTGGAACCGGACACCGGGCAGGGCGGCCGAGCTGGTGCAGGCGGGCGCGACCGAGGCCGCCACGCCGGCGGATGCCGCCAAGGGCGCCGACGCGGTGCTGATGTCCCTCGCCGACGACCGCGCCGTCCTCGATGTGGCGGGACGGCTCGCCGACGCCACGCAGACGGGCGACGGGGCCCCCGTCCTCGTCGACATGAGCACCGTCTCCCCGCAGACCTCCCGCCTGCTGCGGGACGCGGAGCCCGGCCGCGGGTTCGTGGCCGCCCCGATCATCGGAGCCCCCCAGACCATCGCGCACGGCCGGGCGACGGCCCTCGTCGCGGGCGAACGGCGCCTCGTCGACCGGCTGGAGCCGGTGCTGTCCCAGATCTTCCACGCCCACACCTACTGCGGCGAGGACCCCGGCGCCGCCACCACCTTCAAGCTGCTCAACAACTACCTGCTCATCTCGGCCATGGCCGTCGTCGCGGAGGTGGTCGCCGCCGCCGAGGCCGCCGGGCTCGACACCGAGCTGCTGCGCGGCGAGCTCCACCAGTGGCCCACCGTCCCGCCCGCGCTCCTCAACCGCATCGACGACACGGTCGGCGGCGACCACCACGGCTGGTTCAGCACGCGGCTCGGCGCCAAGGACGTGCGGCTCGTCGCCGAGGTGGCGGAGTCCAACGGGCTGCCCCTGCCCATCGCGCGGCTCGTCGAGAAGCGTTTCGAGGAGGCGGCCCGCCACACCTCGGCCGAGGCCGACATCGCCGCCGTCGTGGAACTGGTCCGCGCCGAACGCGGCCCCCGACCGGTGACCGCGGCTCATGGGTGA
- a CDS encoding CHAT domain-containing protein: MTAEGRRRFFGAVFGSSRRTSAGPAAPAPAAPTPPPGPPAPSPAPHPVPPAGSGPETAGTLPRTRGAEAGDAGEARARVVADAGDPMVFDVIEADLGAGLPEGMALLTVVPVPQEGGAPGFRLRGVCCCGEAAEFAEVYGRPRLDLGELASEGGELPADVLSFMQIWSRPKAELTRWLDRRICAHGERLQLVIWDDTGYRIPWELFWLDYDGGRSEGWLGGVVTLTRWLSIRTPWPETVRDYRSAHTCTGPVAAYVEPRMPQDHALLTSYHVERSADMPALAKALRAHGTALALIYVACHGRFGDQVTESALGGLPLKHADTMKFLRLRSAATLVFLNACQSGALGYDTDRFNDRVLRGFAEVFLRSGAAGVLATSGNVGDREAWKMARELFRYMREHPGRPVAEALRELRARAATLSPADLAGVSGRAADEELIPLLYRFMYVYYGSPRTLVTPDAALGAS; this comes from the coding sequence ATGACGGCCGAGGGACGCCGCAGGTTCTTCGGGGCCGTCTTCGGCTCGTCACGACGCACGAGCGCCGGCCCGGCGGCCCCCGCGCCCGCCGCGCCGACCCCTCCTCCCGGCCCGCCGGCGCCGTCGCCCGCCCCCCATCCCGTCCCCCCGGCGGGCTCCGGACCGGAGACCGCCGGGACGCTCCCGCGGACCCGGGGCGCGGAGGCCGGGGACGCGGGGGAGGCGCGGGCGCGGGTGGTCGCGGACGCGGGGGACCCGATGGTGTTCGACGTCATCGAGGCCGACCTCGGCGCGGGGCTGCCGGAGGGCATGGCCCTGCTCACGGTCGTCCCGGTCCCCCAGGAGGGCGGCGCGCCCGGCTTCCGGCTGCGCGGCGTCTGCTGCTGCGGCGAGGCCGCCGAGTTCGCCGAGGTCTACGGGCGCCCGCGGCTGGACCTCGGCGAGCTGGCCTCCGAGGGGGGCGAGCTGCCCGCCGACGTGCTGAGCTTCATGCAGATCTGGTCGCGGCCGAAGGCCGAGCTGACCCGCTGGCTGGACCGCCGCATCTGCGCGCACGGCGAGCGGCTCCAGCTCGTGATCTGGGACGACACCGGCTACCGCATCCCGTGGGAGCTGTTCTGGCTCGACTACGACGGCGGCAGGTCGGAGGGGTGGCTCGGCGGCGTCGTCACGCTGACCCGGTGGCTGTCCATCCGCACCCCCTGGCCGGAGACGGTCCGCGACTACCGCTCCGCGCACACCTGCACCGGCCCGGTGGCCGCGTACGTCGAGCCCCGGATGCCCCAGGACCACGCCCTGCTCACCTCCTACCACGTGGAGCGGAGCGCCGACATGCCCGCCCTGGCCAAGGCGTTGCGCGCGCACGGGACCGCGCTCGCCTTGATCTACGTGGCCTGTCACGGCCGGTTCGGCGACCAGGTGACCGAGTCCGCCCTCGGCGGTCTGCCGCTGAAGCACGCCGACACGATGAAGTTCCTGCGGCTGCGGTCGGCGGCGACGCTGGTGTTCCTGAACGCCTGCCAGTCGGGCGCGCTCGGGTACGACACCGACCGGTTCAACGACCGGGTGCTGCGCGGGTTCGCGGAGGTGTTCCTGCGCTCGGGCGCGGCGGGCGTGCTCGCCACCAGCGGGAACGTCGGCGACCGCGAGGCGTGGAAGATGGCGCGTGAGCTGTTCCGGTACATGCGCGAGCACCCGGGCCGCCCGGTGGCGGAGGCGCTGCGCGAGCTGCGGGCCCGCGCCGCGACGCTGTCCCCCGCCGACCTGGCCGGCGTGTCGGGGAGGGCGGCCGATGAGGAGCTTATTCCGCTTTTGTATAGGTTCATGTACGTCTATTACGGGAGCCCGCGCACGCTGGTGACCCCGGACGCGGCCTTGGGGGCGTCATGA
- a CDS encoding AAA family ATPase: MGEGAASAGEPATAGGSDPGREEGAAEAFPILPYSYVVGQDALCRALEIAYVVPAVGGVLVSGERGTAKSTTVRAFARMMYGELPVTLPMNVTDDRVIGGWRIDALMAGRTEPQPGLLEHAGRQGMLYIDEVNLLDDHIVNLILDVVSTGLLVVQREGLDRPEIPLSFTLVGTMNPEEGTLRPQLLDRFGLLVPVAAEPDPIVRREILRTVLRFDEERARPSSDWLDQGAALDRERRATIAAAREAVHDIRLDDDTVSLCAHVAAEFHVAGHRGEIVMAHAARAVAALQGRTTLVPGDVRAVAPQALIHRRREAAYGDGLDWTDKDQDRLDKVIDEA, translated from the coding sequence TTGGGCGAAGGGGCGGCATCGGCCGGGGAGCCGGCCACGGCCGGCGGATCGGATCCGGGACGGGAGGAGGGCGCGGCCGAGGCGTTCCCCATCCTCCCCTACAGCTACGTCGTCGGGCAGGACGCGCTGTGCCGGGCCCTGGAGATCGCCTACGTCGTGCCCGCCGTGGGCGGCGTCCTGGTCAGCGGCGAACGCGGCACCGCCAAGTCCACCACCGTGCGCGCCTTCGCCCGCATGATGTACGGCGAGCTGCCGGTCACGCTCCCGATGAACGTCACCGACGACCGCGTCATCGGCGGCTGGCGCATCGACGCGCTGATGGCGGGCAGGACCGAGCCGCAGCCCGGCCTGCTCGAACACGCCGGCCGTCAGGGCATGCTCTACATCGACGAGGTCAACCTCCTGGACGACCACATCGTCAACCTCATCCTCGACGTCGTGTCCACCGGCCTGCTCGTCGTCCAGCGCGAGGGCCTGGACCGCCCCGAGATCCCGCTGTCGTTCACGCTCGTCGGCACCATGAACCCCGAGGAGGGCACGCTGCGGCCCCAGCTCCTCGACCGCTTCGGCCTGCTGGTGCCGGTGGCCGCGGAGCCCGACCCGATCGTGCGGCGCGAGATCCTGCGCACCGTGCTGCGCTTCGACGAGGAGCGCGCCCGGCCGTCCTCCGACTGGCTCGACCAGGGCGCCGCGCTGGACCGCGAGCGCCGTGCGACGATCGCCGCCGCGCGCGAGGCCGTCCACGACATCCGGCTCGACGACGACACCGTGTCGCTGTGCGCCCACGTCGCCGCCGAGTTCCACGTCGCCGGCCACCGGGGCGAGATCGTCATGGCCCACGCGGCCCGCGCCGTCGCCGCGCTGCAGGGCCGCACCACCCTCGTTCCCGGCGACGTCCGCGCCGTGGCCCCGCAGGCCCTCATCCACCGCCGTCGCGAGGCCGCCTACGGCGACGGCCTGGACTGGACCGACAAGGACCAGGACCGCCTGGACAAGGTCATCGACGAGGCGTGA